Proteins encoded together in one Impatiens glandulifera chromosome 1, dImpGla2.1, whole genome shotgun sequence window:
- the LOC124941059 gene encoding B3 domain-containing transcription factor ABI3 produces the protein MVEIIGDVQLDGVELDSMEVERSEKVTGGEIWPVVDDDDDRNHENIFIDINEPSIFYNDFPPLTDFPCMSSSSSTSSTPAAANPIATSSSSSSWAIIKSDVKEDHEKDTNLLHAGHPFKAAVQAKTGDGGICGINCMDDYFRENFGYMDSMDSNEIWDPSSIFQIEDDQKRDSENNNSDDLGKVFYEWLKSNKEHITAEDVRNIKLRKSTVESAEKRLGSSKEGKKQLLKLILDWVQQSQLQKRRMREESEMAVAAAELTNQTNPNVSTWLPPQQPYPVSPVMVGYMAPETYSSNIVNHHPTASEYHHHPHAPEPPQTWPPAIRSGSFTAAMVEYRRTKHQYPYPAHYYRGLNGEKLVRLGSSATKEARQKRMARQRRFKSRHPRHNHQNHHQPTSRNLNQTVDEQGSMILGPDTFANGNSQTNSATHSNWVYWPASGSGIPVMTADEQPAQQHPISTVDTVRPQQQKRLQLSIQRRQGFKSEKNLKYLLQKVLKQSDVGNLGRIVLPKKEAETHLPELEGRDGISIAMEDVGTSRVWNMRYRYRFWPNNKSRMYLLENTGDFVRANGLQEGDFIVIYKDVKCGKYLIRGVKVRQTEEMMEVKKPAKGHRSHRYALGNTSTTSLQL, from the exons ATGGTGGAGATTATCGGCGATGTGCAGCTTGATGGTGTAGAACTTGATTCAATGGAGGTGGAAAGATCAGAAAAGGTTACCGGTGGAGAGATCTGGcctgttgttgatgatgatgatgatcggaACCATGAAAATATCTTCATTGACATCAACGAGCCTTCCATCTTCTACAACGACTTTCCTCCACTAACAGATTTCCCTTGcatgtcctcttcttcttcaacatccTCAACTCCGGCGGCGGCGAATCCTATTGCCACGTCATCCTCGTCCTCCTCTTGGGCCATCATCAAGTCCGATGTAAAAGAAGACCATGAAAAGGATACGAATCTTTTGCATGCAGGACATCCGTTTAAGGCCGCCGTTCAGGCAAAAACAGGGGATGGTGGGATCTGTGGTATCAATTGCATGGACGATTATTTCAGGGAGAATTTCGGGTACATGGATTCTATGGACTCAAACGAGATCTGGGATCCTTCATCTATCTTTCAGATTGAAGATGATCAGAAGAGAGACAGTGAAAACAACAATTCAGATGACCTGGGAAAAGTGTTCTACGAATGGCTGAAATCAAACAAGGAACATATCACCGCCGAAGACGTGCGAAACATTAAACTCCGAAAATCAACAGTCGAATCCGCCGAGAAAAGATTGGGTTCATCAAAAGAAGGCAAGAAACAATTGCTCAAACTCATCCTTGATTGGGTACAACAGTCTCAGCTTCAGAAACGTCGCATGCGTGAAGAATCCGAGATGGCCGTAGCAGCAGCTGAATTGACAAACCAAACAAACCCTAATGTATCGACTTGGCTTCCACCTCAGCAGCCCTACCCGGTCTCTCCGGTCATGGTCGGTTACATGGCTCCGGAAACATATTCTAGTAATATTGTGAATCATCATCCGACAGCTTCTGAGTACCACCATCACCCACATGCTCCAGAACCTCCACAGACTTGGCCGCCGGCGATTAGGAGTGGAAGTTTTACGGCGGCTATGGTGGAATACAGAAGAACTAAACACCAATATCCTTATCCTGCTCATTATTATCGTGGTCTGAATGGGGAGAAATTAGTGAGGTTAGGTTCATCTGCCACCAAAGAAGCAAGACAGAAGAGAATGGCAAGGCAGAGACGATTTAAATCTCGTCATCCCCGACATAATCATCAAAACCATCATCAACCCACCTCTCGAAATCTGAATCAGACTGTTGACGAACAAGGGTCTATGATTCTTGGACCAGATACTTTTGCAAATGGAAATTCCCAGACAAATTCGGCGACGCATTCCAACTGGGTTTACTGGCCGGCCTCAGGTTCTGGTATTCCGGTGATGACTGCAGATGAACAGCCGGCACAGCAGCATCCAATTAGTACAGTTGATACAGTGAGGCCACAACAACAGAAGAGGCTGCAGTTATCAATACAAAGAAGACAG GGCTTTAAATCTGAGAAGAACTTGAAGTATCTTCTACAGAAGGTATTGAAGCAAAGTGATGTGGGCAATCTAGGAAGAATAGTTCTACCCAAG AAAGAGGCTGAAACCCATCTTCCAGAATTGGAAGGTAGAGATGGAATTTCAATTGCTATGGAAGACGTTGGAacttctagggtttggaacatgcGATACAggt ATAGGTTTTGGCCCAACAACAAAAGCAGGATGTATCTACTTGAAAATACAG GAGATTTTGTGCGTGCCAATGGGCTCCAAGAAGGGGACTTCATTGTGATTTACAAAGATGTCAAGTGTGGAAAATAT TTGATAAGAGGGGTGAAAGTAAGGCAGACTGAAGAAATGATGGAAGTAAAGAAACCAGCTAAGGGCCATAGGAGCCATAGATATGCATTGGGTAACACCTCCACAACCTCTTTACAGCTCTAA